One genomic segment of Chitinophaga sancti includes these proteins:
- a CDS encoding geranylgeranyl reductase family protein: MLETKVCIIGAGPGGAAAALQLAQLGVECVVVDKAVFPRDKVCGDGLSGKVITALNRIDPAIATRLKEAEFKVNSWGVTFVSPGRHSLDVGYRPDYNSQNEGHKETPIGYVCKRMDFDNFLVDEIKRRKEISLYENVNVDKYELLEDGYLVSGNKGGFQVKAKLLIIANGAHSSFTKEVAGITMEPNHYVAGIRAYYKNVSGNNPDNFIELHFLKSLLPGYFWVFPLPNGEANVGVGILSEAVRKKKINLKKEMLDIIANDPVFKERFKNAELISNIEGYGLPLGSKVRVLHGERYMLVGDAAYLIDPFTGEGIGNALYSGRLAAIQANEALQANNFSAAQLAKYDSEVYRVMGPELKLSHRLQKLIRFPWLFNTLMKVSSRNKQLQELLSCMFYEVDLRKRLTKPSFYFKLLLNR; encoded by the coding sequence ATGTTGGAAACCAAAGTATGTATTATCGGTGCCGGTCCTGGCGGTGCCGCAGCAGCACTGCAACTTGCACAACTCGGCGTTGAATGTGTAGTAGTAGATAAGGCTGTTTTTCCCCGTGATAAGGTTTGTGGAGATGGATTGAGTGGAAAAGTGATCACGGCGCTTAACCGTATCGACCCTGCCATTGCAACCCGCCTCAAAGAGGCTGAATTCAAAGTAAACAGCTGGGGTGTTACCTTCGTATCGCCCGGCCGTCATAGCCTGGATGTGGGCTATCGCCCCGACTACAACAGCCAGAATGAGGGTCATAAGGAAACGCCCATCGGCTATGTGTGCAAACGTATGGACTTTGACAACTTCCTTGTAGACGAAATCAAACGTCGCAAAGAAATCAGTTTATACGAAAATGTAAACGTTGATAAATACGAACTGCTGGAAGATGGCTACCTCGTAAGCGGCAACAAAGGCGGGTTCCAGGTAAAAGCTAAACTGCTTATCATTGCCAATGGCGCCCACTCTTCTTTTACTAAAGAAGTAGCTGGTATCACCATGGAGCCGAATCACTACGTAGCCGGGATCCGTGCCTATTACAAAAACGTAAGCGGCAATAATCCTGACAACTTCATAGAACTGCACTTCCTGAAAAGCCTGCTCCCAGGCTACTTCTGGGTCTTTCCGCTGCCAAATGGCGAAGCCAATGTGGGCGTTGGTATTCTCAGCGAAGCAGTACGCAAAAAGAAGATCAACCTGAAAAAGGAAATGTTGGATATTATCGCAAATGATCCGGTATTCAAAGAACGCTTTAAAAACGCAGAACTGATCAGCAATATTGAAGGTTATGGTCTGCCGCTGGGTAGTAAAGTGCGTGTACTGCATGGTGAACGCTATATGCTGGTTGGCGATGCTGCCTACCTGATTGATCCCTTTACCGGCGAAGGTATCGGCAATGCCCTCTACTCCGGTCGCTTAGCTGCAATACAGGCAAACGAAGCCCTGCAAGCCAATAATTTCTCTGCTGCCCAACTGGCCAAATATGATTCAGAAGTATACCGTGTGATGGGACCTGAACTGAAACTGAGTCACCGCCTGCAAAAGCTGATCCGCTTCCCATGGTTGTTCAACACGCTCATGAAAGTGAGCAGCCGCAACAAACAACTGCAGGAACTCCTCTCCTGTATGTTCTATGAGGTAGACCTGCGCAAGCGACTCACCAAACCATCCTTTTATTTCAAACTACTGCTTAACAGATAA
- a CDS encoding YbaB/EbfC family nucleoid-associated protein yields the protein MFDMFGKLQEAQQKMKESKERLALITVDGEAGDGAVKVTVTGNREVKSLEIAERLLEKDHKEELEDLVITALNRALKAAENTWESEMKSVAGGMLGPLGGLLG from the coding sequence ATGTTTGATATGTTTGGTAAGCTGCAGGAAGCGCAGCAAAAAATGAAAGAAAGTAAAGAACGTCTGGCCCTGATCACTGTAGATGGGGAAGCTGGTGACGGTGCGGTAAAAGTAACTGTGACAGGCAATCGGGAGGTAAAAAGTCTGGAAATAGCTGAGAGATTGCTGGAAAAAGATCATAAAGAAGAACTGGAAGACCTGGTGATCACGGCGCTGAACCGTGCGCTGAAAGCAGCAGAGAATACCTGGGAGTCTGAGATGAAGAGTGTGGCAGGCGGTATGTTGGGCCCGCTCGGAGGGCTATTAGGGTAA
- a CDS encoding tetratricopeptide repeat protein, whose amino-acid sequence MRQLLLFVTTATLFACNGPSESKKGLSSDVTLTDRNLYSADTVLMVANANSGKNKEADKLFLQAIDVYRNKKKPAQAVAIFKKSIQTQPQAKAYYEMGNALGDIGKLEEGLQSYDIADILDYKPLNKLLYNKACYYSRLGDQEKAKTYLISAIEFGYGNIKNLQKDTDLNNLRKENGYAFNDMILTAMSGATDPDKLQWAVFSHEFTQVKFPLLLDMKYASNMTEDRIISYDNERYVPEMRDYAFSREVGAEYYRVGLVKANDSNRTLIYGVVDEMGGNTLPVYYIASFNNKGVLIDKLQIGGQKILKDPFKVATINANYDIEVASFQLTYEKDPDKEGYDDNKIKEQKPLGKDTYAIKEDGHFVRKDMVLGMR is encoded by the coding sequence ATGCGTCAATTGTTATTGTTTGTAACAACAGCCACTCTATTTGCCTGTAACGGGCCCTCGGAAAGCAAAAAGGGATTGTCATCTGATGTTACATTGACAGATCGTAACCTATATTCAGCCGATACGGTATTGATGGTGGCCAATGCCAATTCAGGTAAGAACAAGGAAGCAGACAAACTGTTCCTGCAAGCCATCGATGTTTATCGCAACAAAAAGAAGCCTGCTCAGGCGGTAGCTATCTTCAAAAAATCCATCCAGACACAGCCACAGGCCAAAGCTTACTATGAAATGGGTAATGCCCTGGGCGATATCGGTAAACTGGAGGAGGGATTACAGTCATATGATATTGCGGATATACTGGATTATAAACCGCTGAATAAACTGCTGTATAACAAAGCCTGTTATTATTCCAGACTGGGGGACCAGGAAAAGGCGAAAACCTATCTCATATCAGCCATCGAATTTGGTTATGGCAATATTAAAAACCTGCAGAAGGATACTGACCTGAACAATCTCAGAAAGGAAAATGGATATGCATTCAACGATATGATCCTGACGGCTATGTCCGGGGCGACTGATCCGGATAAACTGCAATGGGCGGTATTCAGCCATGAATTTACGCAGGTAAAATTCCCCTTGTTGCTGGATATGAAATATGCTTCCAACATGACGGAAGATAGAATCATTTCTTATGACAACGAACGTTATGTTCCAGAAATGCGTGACTATGCATTTTCAAGGGAAGTAGGTGCTGAATATTACAGGGTAGGGCTGGTCAAAGCCAATGATAGTAATCGCACGCTGATCTATGGCGTAGTTGATGAAATGGGAGGTAATACACTACCTGTGTACTACATTGCGAGCTTTAACAACAAAGGCGTATTGATCGATAAGTTACAGATCGGAGGTCAGAAGATCCTGAAAGATCCTTTCAAAGTAGCAACGATCAATGCAAACTATGATATAGAAGTTGCCAGCTTTCAGCTAACGTATGAAAAGGATCCGGATAAAGAAGGTTACGACGATAATAAGATCAAGGAACAAAAGCCATTGGGAAAAGATACTTATGCCATCAAAGAAGACGGTCATTTTGTGAGGAAGGATATGGTGTTAGGCATGCGTTAA
- a CDS encoding DUF2306 domain-containing protein, whose translation MKKGGITLLAAGVLFATWLLIRLSIPYLAMNRYTDFLMTKQRVYHIRPWRISFYVHVFISFIVMLTGLLQFSWYMIKKYPGLHRRSGTIYAGVILFLSGPSGLVMAFYANGGMPARISFVILAVLWMYTTAMGWYYARQHKWMHHGAMMLRSYALTLSAVSLRLYAYLIDVFNIHIHPRDSYILIAWLSWTLNLLIAEIIIRMLAKIYPIKKELTHA comes from the coding sequence TTGAAGAAAGGGGGTATCACCTTATTAGCCGCCGGCGTCCTGTTTGCGACCTGGCTGCTCATCAGGTTGAGTATCCCCTATCTTGCTATGAACAGGTACACCGATTTCCTGATGACCAAGCAACGGGTATATCATATCCGTCCATGGCGGATCAGCTTCTATGTACATGTATTCATCAGCTTTATAGTTATGCTCACCGGGCTGCTGCAATTCAGCTGGTATATGATAAAAAAATATCCCGGCCTGCACCGCAGGTCCGGGACAATATATGCAGGGGTGATACTATTTTTAAGTGGCCCCAGTGGTTTAGTCATGGCGTTTTATGCGAATGGCGGCATGCCGGCACGTATCAGTTTCGTCATCCTCGCGGTCCTATGGATGTATACCACAGCAATGGGCTGGTATTATGCCCGCCAGCATAAATGGATGCATCATGGCGCCATGATGCTCCGGAGTTACGCCCTCACACTTTCGGCAGTCAGCTTACGCCTGTATGCTTACCTGATAGATGTATTCAATATTCACATCCACCCACGCGATTCCTATATTCTCATTGCCTGGTTAAGCTGGACACTGAACCTGCTCATTGCAGAAATAATTATCAGAATGCTGGCTAAAATCTACCCGATCAAAAAGGAATTAACGCATGCCTAA
- the obgE gene encoding GTPase ObgE, translated as MERGNFVDYIRISVKSGKGGAGSAHFMRTKYNPEAGPDGGDGGRGGHIILRGNSQLWTLLHLRWYKNVVAEDGGNGRDNNSTGRNGEDVIIEVPLGTQAFDEETGALEVEILHDGEEVIWIPGGQGGRGNAYFKSATNQAPDYSQPGMPGIEGWKALELKMLADVGLVGFPNAGKSTLLSTITAATPKIADYAFTTLTPQLGMVAYRNDRSFCIADLPGIIEGAHEGKGLGHRFLRHIERNPVLLFLIPADSSDHRKDFDILMNELEMYNPELLDKQFLLAISKSDMLDDELKEAIAAELPKEVPHVFISSVTQQGLPQLKDMLWNALNTKTVE; from the coding sequence TTGGAAAGAGGCAATTTCGTTGACTATATCAGGATATCCGTCAAATCGGGTAAAGGCGGCGCCGGTAGCGCCCACTTTATGCGTACCAAATACAACCCTGAAGCCGGCCCTGATGGCGGTGACGGTGGTCGTGGCGGCCATATCATACTCAGAGGCAATTCCCAGCTTTGGACCTTGCTACACCTGCGCTGGTACAAGAACGTGGTCGCAGAAGATGGAGGTAACGGGCGGGACAATAACAGCACCGGCCGTAATGGCGAAGATGTGATCATCGAAGTCCCATTAGGTACCCAGGCCTTTGATGAGGAAACCGGGGCACTGGAAGTAGAAATACTCCACGACGGGGAAGAAGTGATCTGGATACCAGGTGGTCAGGGTGGTCGTGGTAACGCCTACTTTAAATCAGCTACTAACCAGGCACCAGATTACTCACAGCCCGGTATGCCAGGCATAGAAGGCTGGAAAGCGCTGGAATTGAAAATGCTGGCAGATGTAGGTCTGGTAGGGTTTCCGAATGCCGGAAAGTCTACCTTGCTCTCTACTATCACAGCAGCTACACCTAAGATCGCAGATTATGCATTTACAACCCTGACACCACAACTGGGTATGGTAGCATATAGAAATGATCGTTCATTCTGTATTGCAGATTTACCAGGGATCATTGAAGGCGCACACGAAGGGAAGGGATTAGGACACCGCTTCTTAAGACATATCGAAAGAAACCCCGTGTTGTTGTTCCTCATTCCGGCAGATAGCTCCGATCACAGAAAGGATTTTGATATCCTGATGAATGAGCTGGAGATGTACAATCCTGAATTGCTGGATAAACAGTTCCTGCTGGCTATCAGTAAGAGCGATATGCTGGACGATGAGCTGAAAGAGGCTATTGCAGCAGAACTGCCCAAAGAAGTACCGCATGTGTTCATTTCGTCGGTTACACAGCAGGGATTGCCACAGCTGAAAGATATGTTGTGGAATGCATTAAATACAAAAACTGTAGAATAA
- a CDS encoding adenylate kinase: MVNIILFGPPGSGKGTQSANLIEKYGLIHLSTGDLLRGEIAAQTPLGMEAKRLMDQGLLVPDAVVIGMISSKLEANPEARGFIFDGFPRTTAQAEALDKLLDLKKTAISNVLSLEVHEDNLVQRLLARKRPDDNEKTIRERFVEYHNKTAPVADHYARFGKFKKVNGEGTVDEIFARLSKEIDPLVEEKV, encoded by the coding sequence ATGGTCAATATTATTCTATTTGGCCCTCCCGGTAGCGGTAAGGGTACACAAAGTGCGAACCTGATTGAAAAATACGGGCTGATTCACCTGTCTACTGGTGATCTGCTGCGTGGAGAGATTGCCGCTCAGACTCCCCTGGGCATGGAAGCAAAGCGCCTGATGGACCAGGGACTACTGGTTCCGGATGCTGTTGTGATTGGTATGATCAGTTCGAAACTCGAAGCCAATCCGGAAGCAAGAGGTTTTATTTTTGACGGCTTTCCACGTACTACTGCCCAGGCAGAAGCACTGGATAAACTGCTGGACCTGAAAAAGACCGCTATCTCCAACGTACTCTCTCTGGAAGTACATGAAGATAACCTGGTACAGCGTCTGCTGGCCAGAAAGCGTCCGGATGATAATGAAAAAACCATCCGTGAGCGTTTCGTAGAATATCACAACAAGACCGCCCCTGTAGCTGACCACTATGCCCGTTTCGGCAAGTTTAAGAAAGTGAATGGTGAAGGTACTGTTGATGAAATTTTCGCCCGCTTAAGCAAAGAAATCGACCCGCTGGTAGAAGAAAAAGTTTAA